A region from the Aliarcobacter thereius LMG 24486 genome encodes:
- a CDS encoding class 1 fructose-bisphosphatase, which yields MQEIINAIEESAIKIKYLIESGDTGKSESENSTGDTQLKLDIQSDQIIEDIFKKVPSIKAIVSEEQDEIKNINTNGKYLIAYDPLDGSSLVDVNLSVGSIFGIYENEFNAKNIIASVYVVFGPRVEMVVTTNDVKMYRLLDGKFKFIQNINLNEKGKLNAPGSTQNCWAPFHKQLIDDIFTDGYRLRYSGGMVPDLHQILLKGGGLFSYPETSDRPKGKLRQLFEVFPFALTYEKAGGMAVDGRKRVLEVETSHIHDTTPCFFGSKIEINRVLEVYKKNV from the coding sequence ATGCAAGAAATAATTAATGCAATAGAAGAATCAGCTATAAAGATAAAATATCTGATTGAATCAGGTGATACAGGTAAAAGTGAGAGTGAAAATAGCACAGGAGATACTCAATTAAAACTTGATATTCAAAGTGATCAAATAATTGAAGATATCTTTAAAAAAGTTCCAAGTATTAAAGCAATAGTAAGTGAAGAACAAGATGAAATTAAAAATATAAATACAAATGGTAAATATCTAATTGCTTATGACCCTTTAGATGGTTCATCTTTAGTTGATGTAAATTTATCAGTTGGTTCAATTTTTGGAATATATGAAAATGAATTTAATGCAAAAAATATAATAGCTTCTGTCTATGTTGTTTTTGGACCAAGAGTAGAAATGGTTGTAACAACAAATGATGTAAAAATGTATAGATTATTAGATGGAAAATTTAAATTTATTCAAAATATTAATTTAAATGAAAAAGGTAAGCTAAATGCACCTGGTTCAACACAAAATTGTTGGGCACCATTTCATAAACAATTAATAGATGATATTTTTACAGATGGATATAGATTAAGATATAGTGGTGGAATGGTTCCTGATTTACATCAAATTTTGTTAAAAGGTGGTGGGCTATTTTCATATCCAGAAACAAGTGATAGACCAAAAGGAAAACTAAGACAACTTTTTGAAGTTTTTCCTTTTGCTTTAACATATGAAAAAGCTGGTGGTATGGCGGTTGATGGGAGAAAAAGAGTTTTAGAAGTAGAGACTTCACATATTCATGATACAACTCCTTGTTTTTTTGGCTCAAAAATTGAAATAAATAGAGTTTTAGAAGTTTATAAAAAAAATGTCTGA
- the mobB gene encoding molybdopterin-guanine dinucleotide biosynthesis protein B — protein sequence MNRKRLIVAFSGPSNSGKTTVIVKIASILQDSDFKVCIIKHDPKDKAMFDREGKDSFKFSQTGADVAVVSPNKTTIFKKGTSSINELISIFEDFDYLFVEGLKTLELPRISIFRNKLDESYFAVSNALAIDETIDKKSIPKSLDVLNLNNPEEIINWIDKNAKKV from the coding sequence ATGAATAGAAAAAGATTAATAGTGGCATTTTCTGGCCCGTCAAATAGTGGAAAAACTACAGTTATTGTAAAAATTGCAAGTATTTTACAAGATAGTGATTTTAAAGTATGTATCATAAAACATGATCCAAAAGATAAAGCTATGTTTGATAGAGAAGGAAAAGACTCTTTTAAATTCTCACAAACAGGTGCTGATGTTGCTGTTGTAAGTCCAAATAAAACAACAATATTTAAAAAAGGTACTTCAAGCATAAATGAGCTTATCTCTATTTTTGAAGATTTTGATTATCTTTTTGTTGAAGGATTAAAAACATTGGAACTTCCTAGAATATCTATATTTAGAAATAAACTTGATGAGAGTTATTTTGCTGTTTCAAATGCTCTGGCTATTGACGAAACTATTGATAAAAAATCAATTCCAAAAAGTTTGGATGTTCTAAATTTAAATAATCCAGAAGAGATAATAAACTGGATAGATAAAAATGCTAAAAAGGTATAA
- the metG gene encoding methionine--tRNA ligase, which yields MQKSCKNVYITTPIYYVNDIAHIGHAYTTIIADMLARYSRLVGHNTYLLTGTDEHGQKIAQSAEARGKTPKEYADEISGKFRALWDDFDISYDQFIRTTDENHKVGVQKAFSKMFEKGDIYKGEYEGFYCVPCETFYPESQLVDEQFCPECARATILVKEESYFFKLSKYEDKLLKWYEDNPDCILPRAKKNEIVNFVKNELKDLSISRTSFDWGVKLPESMNEPRHVMYVWLDALLNYTTALGYGTDEKNMDFWPANIHLVGKDILRFHAIYWPAFLMSLDLPLPKHIAAHGWWTRDGEKMSKSKGNVVNPKEVADAYGLDAFRYFLLREVPFGQDGDFSQKALINRINSDLGNDLGNLLNRIIGMSGKYFNFNVSSKDVEKFHKKELDEVNTIIDSLESYIYNMQINKYLEEIWKTLSIANKAITDYEPWNLMKENKEDEAMALVALITNIMSKASLLLDSVMPHKIKDIASSLGIEISTENYNKLIIEKKLIDDIKITKVDALFPRIEEVLLSQPEVSDVTVLQKDVSKYESKEELEPLELDGLNLITIDNFFETTIKIGTIVEANEVPKSSKLLILKVDLGENRTRQILAGIKEFYSASELIGTQACVVANLKPVKLMGYLSEGMLLAAKDEDGLSLIRPEKPKKIGTKIS from the coding sequence ATGCAAAAATCTTGTAAAAATGTTTATATTACAACTCCAATATATTATGTAAATGATATAGCTCATATAGGTCATGCTTATACAACAATTATCGCTGATATGTTAGCAAGATACTCAAGACTTGTTGGACATAATACTTATTTATTAACAGGAACTGATGAACACGGACAAAAAATAGCTCAAAGTGCTGAAGCTAGAGGAAAAACTCCAAAAGAGTATGCAGATGAAATATCTGGTAAATTTAGAGCTTTATGGGATGATTTTGATATATCTTACGATCAATTCATAAGAACAACAGATGAAAATCATAAAGTTGGTGTTCAAAAAGCTTTTTCTAAAATGTTTGAAAAAGGTGATATTTACAAAGGTGAGTATGAAGGTTTTTATTGTGTTCCTTGCGAAACTTTTTATCCAGAATCTCAACTTGTGGATGAACAATTTTGTCCAGAGTGTGCAAGAGCTACGATATTAGTAAAAGAAGAGAGTTATTTTTTCAAATTATCAAAATATGAAGATAAACTTTTAAAATGGTATGAAGATAATCCTGATTGTATTTTACCAAGAGCGAAGAAAAATGAGATTGTAAATTTTGTAAAAAATGAACTAAAAGATCTTTCTATTTCAAGAACTTCTTTTGATTGGGGGGTTAAACTTCCTGAATCTATGAATGAACCAAGACATGTTATGTATGTTTGGCTCGATGCACTTTTAAATTATACAACTGCTTTAGGTTATGGAACAGATGAAAAAAATATGGATTTTTGGCCAGCTAATATTCATTTAGTTGGAAAAGATATTTTAAGATTCCATGCTATTTATTGGCCTGCTTTTTTAATGAGTCTTGATTTACCACTTCCAAAACATATTGCTGCTCATGGTTGGTGGACAAGAGATGGTGAAAAGATGAGTAAATCAAAAGGAAATGTTGTAAATCCTAAAGAAGTAGCAGATGCCTATGGATTAGATGCGTTTAGATATTTTCTTTTAAGAGAAGTACCTTTTGGTCAAGATGGGGATTTTTCACAAAAAGCCTTAATAAATAGAATTAACTCTGATTTAGGTAATGATTTAGGTAATTTACTAAATAGAATTATTGGAATGAGTGGAAAATATTTTAACTTTAATGTAAGTTCGAAAGATGTAGAAAAATTTCATAAAAAAGAGCTTGATGAAGTAAATACAATAATTGACTCTTTAGAATCATATATTTACAATATGCAAATAAATAAATACCTTGAAGAAATTTGGAAAACTCTTTCAATTGCAAATAAAGCAATTACAGATTATGAGCCTTGGAATTTAATGAAAGAGAACAAAGAAGATGAAGCCATGGCTCTTGTTGCTTTAATTACAAATATAATGTCAAAAGCTTCTTTACTTTTAGATTCTGTAATGCCTCATAAAATAAAGGATATTGCATCATCTTTAGGAATTGAGATATCAACTGAAAATTATAATAAACTAATTATTGAGAAAAAACTAATTGATGATATAAAAATCACAAAAGTAGATGCCCTATTCCCAAGAATTGAAGAAGTTTTACTTTCTCAACCAGAAGTTTCAGATGTTACAGTTTTACAAAAAGATGTTTCTAAATATGAATCTAAAGAAGAGTTAGAACCACTTGAATTAGATGGTTTAAATCTTATAACAATAGATAATTTTTTTGAAACAACAATAAAAATTGGAACAATAGTTGAAGCAAATGAAGTTCCAAAATCTAGTAAACTTCTAATTTTAAAAGTAGATTTAGGAGAAAATAGAACTAGACAAATTCTTGCTGGAATAAAAGAGTTTTACTCAGCTTCTGAATTAATAGGAACTCAAGCTTGTGTTGTTGCAAACTTAAAACCAGTAAAACTAATGGGCTATTTAAGTGAAGGAATGCTTCTTGCAGCAAAAGATGAAGATGGTTTATCTTTAATTAGACCTGAAAAGCCAAAGAAAATTGGCACAAAAATTAGCTAG
- a CDS encoding M16 family metallopeptidase, with protein MASTKKELVVNGIKIPVIFEEQKSLPILNIQFIFKNSGFIKDENKQGLAYLSSKILNEGSSNLKATKFAEKLDENAITLYSSIGFETLILELSSLNEKRDIAINMFQKLIKSPNFSEDALKKVKTLAIGNLKRKENDFDDMASKGLNALLYKNTPLANPASGTVESISNINLKDIENFIKNAFTLNNLTIVAGGDISFEELKDILTPILTSLNIGKIEKDKRIDFTSKKDLKIIKKDTEQAYIYFGSSFNAQKREEDNYKAKVASFILGGSGFGSRLMEEIRVKRGLAYSAYASININKSYSSFTGYLQTKNESSDEAKELVISLVEEFVKNGVTKEELEAAKNFLSGSEPLRTETLAQRLNRAFILDFKGLAQDYPKNELEKIQNLKLEDLNNYIKTHTELNNLTFFIVRN; from the coding sequence ATGGCATCAACAAAAAAAGAGCTAGTAGTTAATGGTATAAAAATACCTGTTATTTTTGAAGAACAAAAATCTTTACCTATATTAAATATTCAATTTATATTTAAAAATAGTGGTTTTATAAAAGATGAAAACAAACAAGGATTGGCATATTTATCTTCAAAAATATTAAATGAAGGTTCAAGTAATTTAAAAGCTACAAAGTTTGCAGAAAAACTTGATGAAAATGCCATAACACTATATTCTTCAATAGGTTTTGAAACTCTTATTTTAGAACTATCTTCTTTAAATGAAAAAAGAGATATTGCTATAAATATGTTTCAAAAACTTATTAAATCTCCAAATTTCAGTGAAGATGCACTAAAAAAAGTAAAAACTTTGGCAATTGGGAATTTAAAAAGAAAAGAGAACGATTTTGATGATATGGCAAGTAAAGGATTAAATGCCCTACTTTATAAAAACACTCCTTTGGCAAATCCTGCAAGTGGAACTGTTGAATCTATATCTAATATAAATCTAAAAGATATAGAAAACTTTATAAAAAATGCTTTTACTTTAAATAATCTTACAATAGTTGCAGGTGGAGATATTAGTTTTGAAGAGTTAAAAGATATTTTAACTCCAATATTAACCTCTTTAAATATTGGTAAAATTGAAAAAGATAAAAGAATTGATTTTACTTCAAAAAAAGATTTAAAAATCATTAAAAAAGATACAGAACAAGCATATATTTATTTTGGAAGCTCTTTTAATGCTCAAAAAAGAGAAGAAGATAATTATAAAGCAAAAGTTGCTTCATTTATTCTTGGTGGAAGTGGTTTTGGAAGCAGATTAATGGAAGAGATAAGAGTAAAAAGAGGTTTAGCTTATAGTGCTTATGCATCTATAAATATTAATAAATCTTATTCAAGCTTCACAGGATATTTACAAACAAAAAATGAAAGTAGTGATGAAGCAAAAGAGTTAGTAATCTCTTTAGTAGAAGAGTTTGTAAAAAATGGTGTTACAAAAGAGGAGCTAGAAGCTGCTAAAAACTTCTTAAGTGGAAGTGAACCTTTAAGAACTGAAACTTTAGCCCAGCGATTAAATAGAGCTTTTATTTTAGATTTTAAAGGATTAGCTCAAGATTATCCAAAAAATGAGCTTGAGAAAATCCAAAATCTAAAACTTGAAGATTTAAATAACTATATAAAAACTCATACAGAGTTAAATAATTTAACATTTTTTATTGTAAGGAATTAA
- a CDS encoding YggT family protein, with translation MIDALISSFLTVLFSIIFLYKWVVIISAILSWVRPDPYNPIVQMLYRLTEPVYAKIRSIIPTTFGGMDLAPLILIFALIFLETFLKSLF, from the coding sequence ATGATAGATGCACTTATTAGCTCTTTTTTAACTGTTTTATTTAGTATTATATTTCTATACAAATGGGTTGTTATAATCTCAGCAATTTTAAGCTGGGTTAGACCTGACCCTTATAATCCAATAGTTCAAATGCTTTATAGATTAACAGAACCTGTTTATGCAAAAATCAGATCTATTATTCCAACAACTTTTGGAGGAATGGATTTAGCTCCACTTATATTGATTTTTGCATTAATATTTTTAGAAACATTTTTAAAGAGTTTATTCTAA
- a CDS encoding peptidoglycan synthetase gives MKISSIVDIIDGELLSTPSITSINSIKTESEKVKTADLFIARNIDDLNIAIKNGAYAVIFEEDFSVSDTEVAFIKVRNIEKALLSIFRFKLANKNIKAYLSTDISYDLLKSLFSNNHKDIFILPKNIEKIFRFIDNIEDNSIIISNNKEVLNSIFSSYEIFDKEIDKHSIRNLTIHSLFELSFSYKNRFYNRIKIAALYIKSLINCLEFFKDYDIDLTKLNRFKNLKAIFLDKNLNIVDFGKSDKFLISQNNLDLVEFEIKFIKEYYKYAKAIFITNSYLDYLNKDEQIIIKNIEDLKNILDNIEFNSIYLVGFDYLTVLDYFSKPKNLPTLF, from the coding sequence GTGAAAATCTCTTCAATAGTTGATATTATTGATGGAGAGTTATTAAGTACTCCATCAATTACATCTATAAATAGTATAAAAACTGAATCTGAAAAAGTAAAAACTGCTGATTTGTTTATTGCAAGAAATATAGATGATTTGAATATTGCCATAAAAAATGGTGCTTATGCTGTTATATTTGAAGAAGATTTCTCTGTAAGTGACACTGAAGTTGCATTTATAAAAGTAAGAAATATAGAAAAAGCTCTTCTTTCTATTTTTAGATTTAAATTAGCAAATAAAAATATTAAAGCATATTTATCTACTGATATTAGTTATGATCTACTAAAATCTCTATTTTCAAACAATCATAAAGATATTTTCATTCTTCCAAAAAACATAGAAAAAATATTTAGATTTATAGATAACATAGAAGACAATAGTATTATAATTTCAAATAACAAAGAGGTGCTAAATAGCATCTTTTCAAGTTATGAGATTTTTGATAAAGAAATAGATAAACACTCTATAAGGAATCTTACTATTCACTCTTTATTTGAATTGAGTTTTTCTTATAAAAATAGATTTTATAACCGTATTAAAATAGCTGCTTTATATATAAAAAGCTTAATTAATTGCTTAGAATTCTTCAAAGATTATGATATTGATTTAACAAAACTAAATAGATTTAAGAACTTAAAAGCAATATTTTTAGATAAAAACTTAAATATTGTAGATTTTGGTAAAAGTGATAAATTTTTAATAAGTCAAAATAATTTAGATTTAGTTGAATTTGAAATAAAATTTATAAAAGAGTATTACAAATATGCAAAAGCTATTTTTATTACAAACTCTTATTTAGATTATTTAAACAAAGATGAACAAATTATAATAAAAAATATAGAGGATTTAAAAAATATTTTAGATAATATTGAGTTTAACTCTATTTATCTTGTAGGATTTGATTACTTGACAGTTTTAGACTATTTTTCAAAGCCTAAAAACTTGCCAACTCTTTTTTAA
- a CDS encoding lytic transglycosylase domain-containing protein produces MFNKIKLFIVFTLFSSSFYLYANIKDVDFMQKEFKVTLSWLQDKPKSSERDFFIVEFLNYDSTTKEEADIAYELRRGSYNASLERVYLQKFPKEINKEEEFCKNASFDILLSQNSDCINLSLDSISKLFKLSRKELHLLISKLENGELRENLQIISSSSIHNELLKNPKKFLDFFFDLNNDLKLKYFNKSYKKEFLDKLVLEKDFDKFVRAIVFNNNFKTIQKSFHHLSQNNNLSASSSFLLGINEINLNNKRYANNFFNISNKKSFLRSQKDNALFWLYLTTNDKTYLEELGKSYDTNLYSLYAKELLNINYSNIIYSLDNLKKDKNRDYSIYDSFAWLNIARDIRTDFNEDKFNKYQDIFNNQHTKAHLAYILERFNNYKTQYFLTPYSDIIKKEGIFKEVLIYSIARQESRFIPSAISISGAQGLMQIMPFLSKDIARKLKEPYSIYEQFIPKVNLKYASFHLDYLIEQFNGNPLFIAYAYNGGAGYTKSQLKKGLFKDKNMFEPFLSMESISYEETREYGKRVLANFYIYNNHLNSKNKISLSTIFQNLKQHH; encoded by the coding sequence ATGTTTAATAAAATAAAGCTCTTTATAGTTTTTACTCTATTTTCATCATCTTTTTATTTATATGCAAATATAAAAGATGTTGATTTTATGCAAAAAGAGTTTAAGGTAACACTTTCTTGGTTACAAGATAAGCCAAAATCTAGTGAAAGAGATTTCTTTATTGTTGAATTTTTGAATTATGATTCTACTACAAAAGAAGAAGCAGATATTGCTTATGAACTAAGAAGAGGTTCATATAATGCTAGTTTAGAAAGAGTTTATCTACAAAAATTTCCAAAAGAAATAAATAAAGAGGAAGAGTTTTGTAAAAATGCTTCATTTGATATTTTATTATCTCAAAATAGTGATTGTATAAATTTATCCCTAGATTCTATATCTAAACTTTTTAAACTATCAAGAAAAGAGCTTCATCTTCTTATTTCAAAGCTAGAAAATGGAGAATTAAGAGAAAATTTACAAATAATATCTTCTAGTAGTATTCATAATGAACTTTTAAAAAACCCAAAGAAATTTCTGGATTTTTTCTTTGATTTAAATAATGACTTAAAACTTAAATATTTTAATAAATCATATAAAAAAGAGTTTTTGGATAAATTAGTTTTAGAAAAAGATTTTGATAAATTTGTAAGAGCTATTGTTTTTAATAATAATTTTAAAACTATTCAAAAATCTTTTCATCACTTATCTCAAAATAATAATTTATCTGCTAGTTCTTCTTTTTTATTAGGAATAAATGAAATTAATTTAAATAATAAAAGATACGCAAATAATTTTTTTAATATCTCAAATAAAAAATCATTTTTAAGAAGTCAAAAAGACAATGCCCTATTTTGGTTATATCTTACAACAAATGATAAAACATATTTAGAAGAGTTAGGAAAAAGTTATGATACAAATTTGTACTCTTTATATGCTAAAGAGCTTTTAAATATAAACTATTCAAATATTATTTACTCTTTGGATAATCTAAAAAAAGATAAAAATAGAGATTATAGTATTTATGATAGTTTTGCTTGGCTAAATATAGCAAGAGATATTAGAACAGATTTTAATGAAGATAAATTCAATAAATATCAAGATATATTTAATAATCAACATACAAAAGCTCATTTAGCATATATTTTAGAAAGATTTAATAACTATAAAACACAATATTTTTTAACTCCTTATAGTGATATTATAAAAAAAGAGGGAATTTTTAAAGAAGTTTTAATATATTCAATAGCAAGACAAGAAAGTAGATTCATACCTTCTGCTATATCTATTTCAGGAGCTCAAGGTCTTATGCAAATAATGCCTTTTTTATCAAAAGATATAGCAAGAAAGTTAAAAGAGCCTTATAGTATTTATGAACAATTTATTCCAAAAGTAAATTTAAAATATGCAAGTTTTCATTTAGATTATTTAATAGAACAATTTAATGGAAACCCTTTATTTATAGCTTATGCTTATAATGGTGGAGCTGGATATACAAAAAGTCAATTAAAAAAAGGCTTATTTAAAGATAAAAATATGTTTGAACCATTTTTGAGTATGGAGTCAATATCTTATGAAGAGACAAGAGAGTATGGGAAAAGAGTCTTAGCAAATTTCTATATATATAATAATCATCTAAATAGTAAGAATAAAATCTCACTATCTACTATTTTTCAAAATTTAAAACAGCATCATTAG
- the gltX gene encoding glutamate--tRNA ligase: MLRFAPSPTGDMHIGNLRVAIFNYIVSKQLNEGLIIRIEDTDKARNIEGKDKEILEILALFSIDYKTVFYQSENIKHHQKMALQLMTQKKAFACFCSDDKLEELKEESIKKAIPFRYDNFCENLSDETVLNTNAPFTVRLKKPDHNIKFKDLLKGEFDYAPFDIDSFIILRQDKSPTYNYACSVDDMLMDISIVIRGEDHISNTPKQIHIRESLGYTKEIKYVHLPIILNAQTGKKMSKRDDASSVKWLIEQGFLPSAIANYLVLMGNKTPKEIFTLEEAISWFDIESISKSGAKFDIDKLRFINRKHIEILDEMRLSKILGFADESIGKLAKLYLEEASTIKDIKEKLDNIFSIKTTLEGFENESTLIKELLQKAPYFEEYEDLKNYIVEQTQLKGKNLFKPLRYILTGVENGPNITDIYPFIKNYIGEITR, encoded by the coding sequence ATGCTAAGATTTGCACCAAGCCCAACAGGAGATATGCACATAGGTAATCTAAGAGTTGCTATTTTTAACTATATTGTATCAAAACAGTTAAATGAAGGGCTTATTATTAGAATTGAAGATACTGATAAAGCAAGAAATATTGAAGGTAAAGATAAAGAAATTTTAGAAATTTTAGCTCTTTTTTCTATTGATTATAAAACTGTTTTTTATCAAAGTGAAAATATAAAACATCATCAGAAGATGGCACTACAATTAATGACTCAGAAAAAAGCTTTTGCTTGTTTTTGTAGTGATGATAAACTTGAAGAGTTAAAAGAAGAGAGTATAAAAAAAGCCATTCCTTTTAGATATGATAATTTTTGTGAAAACTTAAGTGATGAAACTGTTTTAAATACAAATGCTCCTTTTACAGTAAGACTTAAAAAGCCAGATCATAATATTAAATTCAAAGATTTATTAAAAGGTGAATTTGATTATGCACCATTTGATATAGATAGTTTTATTATTTTAAGACAAGATAAATCTCCAACATATAATTATGCTTGTAGTGTTGATGATATGCTAATGGATATTTCAATAGTAATTAGAGGAGAAGATCATATTTCAAATACTCCAAAACAGATTCATATTAGAGAATCTTTGGGATATACAAAAGAGATTAAGTATGTTCATCTTCCAATAATTTTAAATGCTCAAACAGGTAAGAAAATGAGTAAAAGAGATGATGCAAGTAGTGTAAAATGGTTAATTGAACAAGGTTTCCTACCAAGTGCTATTGCAAACTATTTAGTTCTAATGGGAAATAAAACTCCAAAAGAGATTTTTACACTTGAAGAAGCTATTTCATGGTTTGATATTGAAAGCATTTCAAAAAGTGGAGCTAAATTTGATATTGATAAACTAAGATTTATAAATAGAAAGCATATTGAAATTCTTGATGAAATGAGATTATCAAAAATATTAGGTTTTGCTGATGAAAGTATTGGAAAATTAGCAAAACTATATTTAGAAGAAGCAAGTACAATAAAAGATATAAAAGAAAAACTTGATAATATTTTTAGCATAAAAACAACTCTTGAAGGTTTTGAAAATGAATCAACTTTAATAAAAGAACTTTTACAAAAAGCACCTTATTTTGAAGAGTATGAAGATTTAAAGAATTATATAGTTGAACAAACTCAATTAAAAGGTAAAAATTTGTTTAAACCTTTAAGATATATATTAACAGGTGTTGAAAATGGACCAAATATTACTGATATTTATCCATTCATTAAAAATTACATAGGAGAAATCACAAGATGA